Proteins encoded within one genomic window of Xylophilus sp. GOD-11R:
- the murG gene encoding undecaprenyldiphospho-muramoylpentapeptide beta-N-acetylglucosaminyltransferase yields the protein MMGKTALVMAGGTGGHIFPGIAVAEALRARGWTVHWVGAPDSMEQRLVPPRGFAFESIDFGGVRGKGFLTLLLLPLKLLRAFWQSLRMVRRVKPDVAVGLGGYIAFPAGLMSILCWKPLVLHEQNSVPGLVNRILALVADRTFTAFPGVFKTGEWVGNPLRAEFVGVPAPAERFAGRSGPLRLLVVGGSLGAKALNEIVPAALALLPVGERPVVTHQSGEKQIAELRANYARAGVEAELTPFIQDTARAFAEADLIVGRAGASTVTEIAAVGAAAVFVPFPFAVDDHQTTNARFLADAGAAWVVQQKVLTAESLAALLRSVDRGELLARAEKARGLARFDAVDAVVAACEEVG from the coding sequence CTGATGGGCAAGACCGCACTCGTCATGGCCGGCGGCACCGGGGGGCACATCTTCCCCGGCATCGCAGTGGCCGAAGCCCTGCGTGCGCGCGGCTGGACGGTGCACTGGGTGGGCGCTCCCGACAGCATGGAGCAGCGCCTGGTGCCGCCGCGCGGGTTTGCCTTCGAATCCATCGATTTCGGCGGGGTGCGGGGCAAGGGTTTCCTGACCCTGCTGTTGCTGCCCTTGAAGCTGCTGCGCGCCTTCTGGCAGAGCCTGCGCATGGTGCGGCGGGTGAAGCCCGACGTGGCCGTGGGGCTGGGCGGGTACATCGCGTTTCCGGCAGGGCTGATGTCGATTCTGTGCTGGAAGCCGCTGGTGCTGCACGAGCAGAACTCGGTGCCGGGGCTGGTCAACCGCATCCTGGCGCTGGTCGCGGATCGCACCTTCACTGCGTTTCCGGGCGTGTTCAAGACGGGCGAATGGGTGGGCAACCCGCTGCGCGCCGAGTTCGTCGGTGTGCCTGCGCCCGCCGAGCGGTTCGCTGGCCGCAGCGGGCCGCTGCGCTTGCTGGTGGTGGGGGGGAGTCTCGGGGCCAAGGCGCTCAACGAGATCGTGCCGGCGGCGTTGGCTTTGCTGCCCGTCGGCGAGCGGCCTGTGGTGACGCATCAGAGCGGTGAGAAGCAGATCGCCGAGCTGCGGGCCAACTACGCGCGGGCGGGGGTGGAGGCTGAATTGACGCCGTTCATCCAGGATACGGCTCGGGCGTTTGCCGAGGCCGATCTCATCGTCGGGCGGGCGGGGGCCAGTACGGTCACCGAGATTGCCGCCGTCGGGGCGGCTGCTGTTTTTGTGCCATTTCCGTTTGCGGTGGATGACCACCAGACGACGAATGCCCGGTTTCTGGCGGATGCCGGGGCGGCCTGGGTGGTGCAGCAGAAGGTGCTGACGGCTGAGTCCTTGGCAGCGTTGCTGCGGTCTGTGGATCGGGGTGAGCTGCTGGCTCGGGCTGAGAAGGCTCGGGGCTTGGCGCGGTTCGATGCGGTGGATGCCGTTGTCGCCGCCTGCGAGGAGGTGGGTTGA
- the ftsW gene encoding putative lipid II flippase FtsW, giving the protein MSAVPENVGLRGRIGGWFSGLFQAATEALPVRIGSQEFARTQTAPARLMGFDQALLWVTVALLAWGLVMVYSASIAMPDNPRFGKLGYSQTYFLTRHVVGLVLGFVAAVLAFQIPIRTWERCAPALFIFSLVLLVLVLVPHVGRSVNGARRWIPLGVMNFQPSELAKLSVVIYAADYMVRKMEVKERFFRAVLPMGVAVALVGVFLLAEPDMGAFMVIAIIAMGILFLGGVNARMFFLIAAVLLVAFGMMVMMSEWRRERIFAYLNPWDEKLTLGKGYQLSHSLIAIGRGEIFGVGLGGSVEKLHWLPEAHTDFLLAVIGEEFGMVGVLICIGLFLWLTRRIMHIGRQAIALDRVFAGLVAQGIGIWVGFQSFINMGVNLGALPTKGLTLPFMSYGGSAILMNLVAVALVLRIDYENRVLMRGGRV; this is encoded by the coding sequence ATGAGCGCCGTACCCGAAAACGTCGGCCTGCGTGGTCGCATCGGCGGCTGGTTCAGCGGCCTGTTCCAGGCGGCGACCGAAGCGCTGCCGGTGCGCATCGGTTCGCAGGAATTCGCCCGTACCCAGACCGCGCCGGCCCGCCTGATGGGCTTTGACCAGGCGCTGTTGTGGGTCACCGTCGCGCTGCTGGCCTGGGGCCTGGTGATGGTCTATTCCGCCTCCATCGCCATGCCGGACAACCCGCGCTTCGGCAAGCTGGGCTACAGCCAGACCTACTTCCTCACCCGGCACGTCGTCGGCTTGGTGCTGGGTTTCGTCGCGGCGGTGCTGGCCTTCCAGATTCCGATCCGCACCTGGGAACGCTGCGCCCCGGCGCTGTTCATCTTCTCGCTGGTGCTGCTGGTGCTGGTGCTCGTTCCGCACGTGGGCCGCAGCGTCAACGGCGCACGCCGCTGGATTCCACTGGGGGTCATGAACTTTCAACCTTCCGAGCTCGCCAAGCTGTCGGTGGTGATCTACGCGGCGGACTACATGGTGCGCAAGATGGAGGTCAAGGAACGTTTCTTCCGCGCGGTGCTGCCGATGGGCGTGGCCGTGGCGCTGGTGGGCGTGTTCCTGCTGGCCGAGCCCGACATGGGCGCCTTCATGGTGATCGCGATCATCGCCATGGGCATCCTGTTTTTGGGCGGCGTCAACGCCCGCATGTTCTTCCTGATCGCCGCGGTGCTGCTGGTGGCCTTCGGCATGATGGTCATGATGAGCGAGTGGCGGCGCGAGCGGATCTTCGCCTACCTCAACCCCTGGGACGAGAAACTCACCCTGGGCAAGGGCTACCAGCTGTCGCATTCGCTGATCGCCATCGGCCGCGGCGAGATCTTCGGGGTGGGCCTGGGGGGCAGCGTCGAAAAGCTGCACTGGCTGCCCGAGGCGCACACCGACTTTCTGCTGGCCGTCATCGGCGAGGAATTCGGCATGGTCGGCGTGCTGATCTGCATCGGCCTGTTCCTGTGGCTGACCCGCCGCATCATGCACATCGGCCGCCAGGCCATCGCGCTCGACCGCGTCTTCGCCGGGCTGGTGGCGCAGGGCATCGGCATCTGGGTGGGTTTTCAGTCCTTCATCAACATGGGCGTGAACCTGGGCGCGCTGCCGACCAAGGGCCTGACGCTGCCCTTCATGAGTTATGGCGGTTCGGCCATCCTGATGAACCTCGTTGCCGTGGCGCTGGTGCTGCGGATCGATTATGAAAACAGGGTTCTCATGCGCGGAGGCCGAGTATGA
- the murD gene encoding UDP-N-acetylmuramoyl-L-alanine--D-glutamate ligase: MRHLADLPVLVLGLGASGLAMARWCARHGARVTVADTREAPPQLAALRAEVPDATFVAGDFSEALVQGGVVRAVYLSPGLAPAQTAPVVDAARAIGLPVSGELGLFALALADLRGSDVEAVLPEAEDEIDEPEPVDLPDEADQDDDRPADALPLVPVDETPDAGPADTRYRPAVLAITGTNGKTTVTALTGQLVERAGKTVAVAGNIGPTLLDTLSQHLDAGTLPQVWVLELSSFQLDTATGFEPTAATVLNISQDHLDWHGGMPNYVAAKARVFGERGLMVLNREDEVVMGMLPPPVKVRLQKPRQRAHVTFGGDMPRRPGDFGIEVVNGMAWLVRAQEADETRRKRGAEEEDLHIQRLMPADALRIRGRHNAVNALAALALAQAGGCALAPMLYGLREYRGEPHRVESVAVIDGVEYFDDSKGTNVGATVAALAGLGAERRLVVILGGLGKDQDFSPLAAPVARHARAVVLIGRDAPVIAQALADTGVGLHDAATLPEAVATASRLAHAGDAVLLSPACASFDMFRGYDHRAEVFCEAVAELADGQLAGAGAGAEEAE; the protein is encoded by the coding sequence ATGAGACACCTCGCCGATCTCCCCGTGCTGGTCCTGGGCCTGGGTGCCTCGGGCCTGGCCATGGCGCGCTGGTGCGCGCGCCACGGGGCGCGGGTCACGGTGGCCGATACGCGCGAGGCGCCGCCGCAACTGGCCGCGCTGCGGGCCGAGGTGCCGGACGCCACTTTCGTCGCTGGCGACTTTTCCGAAGCGCTGGTGCAAGGTGGTGTGGTGCGGGCGGTGTACCTGTCGCCCGGCCTGGCGCCGGCGCAGACGGCTCCGGTGGTCGACGCGGCACGTGCCATCGGCCTGCCGGTCAGCGGCGAGCTCGGCCTGTTCGCGCTGGCGCTGGCCGACCTGCGCGGCTCCGATGTCGAGGCCGTTCTGCCGGAAGCCGAAGACGAAATCGACGAGCCGGAACCGGTCGACCTGCCCGACGAAGCCGATCAAGATGACGATCGCCCGGCCGATGCGTTGCCTCTCGTGCCGGTGGACGAAACGCCGGATGCCGGACCCGCCGACACCCGCTATCGCCCGGCCGTGCTGGCCATCACCGGCACCAACGGCAAGACCACCGTCACCGCGCTCACCGGCCAGCTGGTCGAGCGCGCCGGCAAGACCGTGGCCGTGGCCGGCAACATCGGCCCGACCCTGCTCGACACGCTTTCGCAGCACCTGGACGCCGGCACGCTGCCGCAGGTCTGGGTGCTGGAGCTCTCCAGCTTCCAGCTCGACACGGCGACCGGCTTCGAGCCCACCGCCGCCACCGTGCTCAACATCAGCCAGGACCACCTCGACTGGCACGGCGGCATGCCGAACTACGTGGCGGCCAAGGCGCGCGTGTTCGGCGAGCGCGGCCTGATGGTGCTCAACCGCGAGGACGAGGTCGTGATGGGCATGCTGCCGCCACCGGTCAAGGTGCGGCTGCAGAAGCCGCGCCAGCGCGCCCACGTCACCTTCGGCGGCGACATGCCGCGCCGGCCCGGCGACTTCGGCATCGAGGTCGTCAACGGCATGGCCTGGCTGGTGCGCGCCCAGGAAGCCGACGAGACCCGCCGCAAGCGCGGCGCCGAAGAAGAAGACCTGCACATCCAGCGCCTGATGCCGGCCGACGCCCTGCGCATTCGCGGCCGGCACAACGCGGTCAACGCCCTGGCCGCGCTGGCGCTGGCCCAGGCCGGCGGCTGCGCGCTGGCGCCCATGCTCTACGGCCTGCGTGAATACCGGGGCGAGCCGCATCGGGTGGAATCGGTCGCGGTGATCGACGGCGTGGAATATTTCGACGACAGCAAGGGCACCAACGTCGGCGCCACCGTGGCGGCGCTGGCGGGCCTGGGTGCCGAGCGTCGGCTCGTGGTGATTCTCGGCGGCCTCGGCAAGGACCAGGACTTCAGCCCGCTGGCCGCGCCCGTCGCCCGCCATGCGCGCGCCGTGGTGCTGATCGGCCGCGACGCACCGGTCATCGCGCAGGCGCTGGCCGACACCGGCGTCGGCCTGCACGACGCCGCCACCCTGCCCGAAGCCGTGGCCACCGCCAGCCGTCTGGCCCATGCCGGCGACGCGGTGCTGCTGTCGCCGGCCTGCGCCAGCTTCGACATGTTCCGAGGCTACGACCACCGCGCCGAGGTTTTCTGCGAAGCCGTCGCCGAACTCGCCGACGGCCAACTGGCCGGTGCCGGCGCCGGCGCGGAGGAGGCCGAATGA
- the mraY gene encoding phospho-N-acetylmuramoyl-pentapeptide-transferase, which produces MLMNLAQWLQTLSPEFGPLRVFQYLTFRAVMAAMTALLIALLSGPFVIRRLTALKIGQPVRGYGMQTHLVKSGTPTMGGVLILLAIAVSTLLWSDLSNRFVWIVMLVTGGFGAIGWADDWRKVVRKDPEGMRSREKYLWQSAIGLLAALYLVFSISESSNWKVLQLVATWVQSGFDVDLPPKAGLLVPFFKSVSYPLGVFGFVILTYLVIVGSSNAVNMTDGLDGLAIMPVVMVGSALGIFAYIVGNASLSKYLLFPHIPGSGELLVFCSAMAGAGLAFLWFNAHPAQVFMGDVGALALGAALGTVAVIVRQEIVLAIMGGVFVAEALSVMLQVVWFKITKKRFGAGRRLFLMAPLHHHFEKKGWKETQVVVRFWILTMLLCLVGLTTLKLR; this is translated from the coding sequence ATGCTGATGAACCTGGCCCAGTGGCTGCAGACGCTGTCGCCCGAATTCGGGCCGCTGCGCGTGTTCCAGTACCTCACTTTCCGTGCGGTGATGGCCGCCATGACCGCGCTGCTGATCGCGCTGCTGTCCGGCCCCTTCGTGATCCGCCGCCTCACGGCGCTCAAGATCGGTCAGCCGGTGCGTGGCTACGGCATGCAGACGCACCTGGTCAAGAGCGGCACGCCCACCATGGGCGGCGTGCTGATCCTGCTGGCCATCGCGGTGTCGACCCTGCTCTGGTCCGACCTCTCCAACCGCTTCGTCTGGATCGTGATGCTGGTCACCGGCGGCTTCGGCGCCATCGGCTGGGCCGACGACTGGCGCAAGGTGGTGCGCAAGGATCCGGAAGGCATGCGCTCGCGCGAGAAGTACCTGTGGCAGTCGGCCATCGGCCTGCTGGCCGCGCTTTATCTGGTGTTCAGCATTTCCGAATCGTCCAACTGGAAGGTGCTGCAGCTGGTGGCGACCTGGGTGCAGTCGGGCTTCGACGTCGACCTGCCACCCAAGGCCGGCCTGCTGGTGCCCTTCTTCAAGTCGGTGAGCTATCCGCTGGGCGTCTTCGGCTTCGTGATCCTGACCTACCTGGTCATCGTCGGCTCCAGCAACGCGGTCAACATGACCGACGGCCTCGACGGCCTGGCCATCATGCCGGTGGTGATGGTGGGCTCGGCGCTGGGCATCTTCGCCTACATCGTCGGCAACGCCTCGCTGTCGAAGTACCTGCTGTTTCCGCACATCCCGGGCTCGGGCGAACTGCTGGTGTTCTGCTCGGCCATGGCCGGCGCGGGTCTGGCTTTTCTGTGGTTCAACGCGCACCCGGCGCAGGTCTTCATGGGCGACGTCGGCGCGCTGGCGCTGGGCGCTGCGCTCGGCACGGTCGCGGTCATCGTGCGGCAGGAAATCGTGCTGGCCATCATGGGTGGCGTGTTCGTCGCCGAAGCCCTGTCGGTAATGCTGCAGGTGGTGTGGTTCAAGATCACCAAGAAGCGCTTCGGCGCCGGCCGCCGGCTGTTCCTGATGGCGCCGCTGCACCACCACTTCGAGAAGAAGGGCTGGAAGGAAACGCAGGTCGTGGTCCGCTTCTGGATCCTGACGATGCTGCTGTGTCTCGTCGGCCTCACCACGCTTAAATTGCGATGA
- the murF gene encoding bifunctional UDP-N-acetylmuramoyl-L-alanyl-D-glutamate--2,6-diaminopimelate ligase MurE/UDP-N-acetylmuramoyl-tripeptide--D-alanyl-D-alanine ligase MurF: MVAADASPVLLATAPDAVRWLRARVGGTLRIDSREVQPGDGFIAWPGAAVDGRAFVADAFARGAAACLVEQSGVEAFDFGDRPVAACAGLKAATGLIAAEWFAAPTTQLDVLAVTGTNGKTTTAWWLAQALGRVGRRCGLVGTLGTGVPPDVVANGLTTPDPVLLQRVFRDFVDGGMAACAIEASSIGVAERRLDGSRIRVALFTNFTQDHLDYHGDMAAYWAAKSALFDWPGLQAAVINIDDAQGAALAARLSLDRWTYSADGHPAARLRAEAIGHGDDGLGFTVVEADERHVLCSGAIGQYNVANLLAVIGGLRALGISLTDAVAACAGLLPVPGRMERVARAGQPLVAVDYAHTPDALDKALAALRPVALARGGRLVCLFGCGGGRDQAKRPAMAAIAARGADIVWLTSDNPRHEDPAAILAQAGAGLPAGTASRIEIDRAVAIAAAIDEARPQDVVLVAGKGHETYQEVAGRRLPFSDREQVEAALDRRAASRLPPSATPSPNSMTLSRSMMTLQQAFAWTGGTRLVGNGELPIARIHTDTRTLQPGDLFVALRGERYDANDFLADARASGAVAAIAHGGLEAAGLQGIEVPDSRAALAALAAGWRQRFALPLVAVTGSNGKTTVTQMVASILRAAHGDDAFATQGNFNNDIGVPLTLLRLREHHRAGVVELGMNHPGEIAVLAHIAQPTVALVNNAQREHQEFMHTVEAVAHENGSVLSSLPDSGCAVLPAGDEFTPLWRSLAGQRTCLTFAETAADGADLWLRSADWLGDAWAVTAATPSGDIAFRLAVAGRHNLLNALAASACALAAGVSPQDVAAGLAAFQPVKGRSRAVQLTLAGKPLTLIDDSYNANPDSVRAAIDVLASLPGPRLLVLGDMGEVGDQGPAFHAEAGAHAAARGIETVYTLGALCASVGGAARHFDSYAALEAAVLAVLPQTASVLVKGSRFMQMERAVQAIEAQAAAGAQGASAC, translated from the coding sequence ATGGTCGCCGCCGACGCCTCTCCCGTGCTGCTCGCCACTGCGCCCGACGCAGTGCGTTGGCTGCGCGCGCGCGTGGGCGGCACCTTGCGCATCGACAGCCGCGAAGTGCAGCCAGGCGACGGTTTCATCGCCTGGCCGGGCGCAGCGGTCGACGGCCGGGCCTTCGTGGCCGACGCGTTCGCGCGTGGCGCGGCGGCCTGCCTGGTCGAGCAGTCGGGTGTCGAGGCCTTCGACTTCGGCGACCGGCCCGTGGCGGCCTGCGCTGGCCTGAAGGCGGCCACTGGCCTCATCGCAGCCGAATGGTTCGCCGCACCGACCACGCAGCTCGACGTGCTGGCCGTCACCGGCACCAACGGCAAGACCACCACCGCCTGGTGGCTGGCGCAGGCGCTGGGCCGGGTCGGCCGCCGATGCGGCCTGGTCGGCACGCTCGGCACGGGCGTGCCGCCGGACGTCGTCGCCAACGGCCTGACCACGCCCGACCCGGTGCTGCTGCAACGCGTTTTCCGCGATTTCGTCGACGGCGGCATGGCGGCCTGCGCCATCGAGGCCTCGTCCATCGGCGTGGCCGAGCGCCGGCTCGACGGCAGCCGCATCCGCGTCGCGCTGTTCACCAATTTCACCCAGGACCACCTCGACTACCACGGCGACATGGCCGCCTATTGGGCCGCCAAGTCGGCGCTGTTCGACTGGCCCGGCCTGCAGGCGGCGGTGATCAACATCGACGACGCGCAGGGCGCCGCGCTGGCCGCGCGCCTTTCGCTGGATCGCTGGACCTATTCCGCCGATGGCCATCCGGCGGCCCGGCTGCGCGCCGAAGCCATCGGCCACGGCGACGACGGCCTGGGTTTCACCGTGGTCGAAGCCGACGAGCGCCATGTGCTGTGCTCGGGCGCCATCGGCCAGTACAACGTCGCCAACCTGCTGGCCGTCATCGGCGGCCTGCGGGCGCTGGGCATTTCGCTCACCGACGCGGTCGCCGCCTGTGCCGGTCTGCTGCCGGTGCCCGGCCGCATGGAGCGCGTGGCGCGTGCCGGCCAGCCGCTGGTGGCGGTCGACTACGCGCACACGCCCGACGCGCTCGACAAGGCCCTGGCCGCATTGCGCCCGGTGGCCCTGGCGCGCGGCGGCCGTCTGGTCTGCCTGTTCGGCTGCGGTGGCGGGCGCGACCAGGCCAAGCGTCCGGCCATGGCAGCCATTGCCGCGCGCGGCGCCGACATCGTCTGGCTCACCAGCGACAACCCGCGCCACGAAGACCCGGCCGCCATCCTGGCGCAAGCCGGTGCCGGCCTGCCTGCCGGCACGGCGAGCCGCATCGAGATCGACCGCGCGGTGGCCATCGCCGCCGCCATCGACGAGGCCCGTCCACAAGACGTGGTGCTGGTCGCCGGCAAGGGCCACGAAACCTACCAGGAAGTCGCCGGACGGCGGCTTCCGTTCTCCGACCGCGAACAGGTCGAGGCCGCGCTGGATCGCCGCGCCGCCTCCCGTTTGCCGCCGTCGGCCACCCCTTCACCGAATTCCATGACCCTTTCCCGTTCCATGATGACCCTGCAGCAGGCCTTTGCCTGGACCGGCGGCACCCGCCTGGTCGGCAACGGCGAGCTGCCCATCGCGCGCATTCATACCGACACCCGCACGCTGCAGCCCGGCGATCTGTTCGTGGCCCTGCGTGGCGAGCGTTACGACGCCAACGATTTCCTGGCCGACGCCCGCGCCAGCGGCGCCGTGGCGGCCATCGCCCACGGCGGCCTGGAAGCCGCCGGCCTGCAGGGCATCGAAGTGCCCGACAGCCGCGCCGCGCTGGCCGCACTGGCCGCCGGCTGGCGCCAGCGCTTCGCCCTGCCGCTGGTCGCGGTCACCGGCAGCAACGGCAAGACCACGGTCACCCAGATGGTGGCCAGCATCCTGCGGGCCGCGCACGGCGACGACGCCTTCGCCACCCAGGGCAATTTCAACAACGACATCGGCGTGCCGCTGACCCTGCTGCGCCTGCGCGAACACCACCGCGCCGGCGTGGTCGAGCTGGGCATGAACCACCCCGGCGAAATCGCCGTGCTGGCCCACATCGCCCAGCCCACGGTGGCCCTGGTGAACAACGCCCAGCGCGAGCACCAGGAGTTCATGCACACGGTGGAAGCGGTGGCGCATGAGAACGGCAGTGTTCTCTCCTCGCTGCCGGACAGCGGCTGCGCCGTGTTGCCCGCCGGCGACGAATTCACGCCGCTGTGGCGCTCGCTCGCCGGCCAGCGCACCTGCCTGACCTTCGCCGAGACGGCGGCCGATGGTGCCGATCTCTGGCTGCGCTCGGCCGACTGGCTGGGTGATGCCTGGGCCGTGACGGCCGCCACGCCTTCGGGCGACATCGCCTTCCGCCTGGCGGTGGCCGGCCGGCACAACCTGCTCAACGCCCTGGCCGCGTCGGCGTGTGCGCTGGCGGCCGGCGTGTCGCCGCAGGACGTCGCCGCCGGCCTGGCGGCTTTCCAGCCGGTGAAGGGTCGTTCGCGTGCGGTGCAGCTCACGCTGGCCGGCAAGCCGCTGACCCTGATCGACGACAGCTACAACGCCAATCCGGATTCGGTGCGCGCAGCCATCGACGTGCTGGCCTCGCTGCCCGGCCCGCGCCTGCTGGTGCTGGGCGACATGGGCGAGGTCGGCGACCAGGGGCCGGCCTTCCACGCCGAAGCCGGTGCCCACGCGGCGGCTCGTGGCATCGAGACCGTCTACACCCTGGGCGCGCTGTGCGCCTCGGTGGGCGGTGCGGCACGGCATTTCGACTCCTACGCCGCGCTCGAAGCGGCCGTGCTGGCGGTGCTGCCGCAGACGGCCAGCGTGCTGGTGAAGGGCTCGCGCTTCATGCAGATGGAACGCGCGGTGCAGGCCATCGAAGCGCAGGCCGCGGCCGGCGCGCAGGGGGCATCCGCATGCTGA